GATGTAGCAGCAATTGCAGGTGGCTTGGTGGATGCTGAAGCCCTAGTAGCGCTCAAAGATTTGCTTAATAGAGTGGACTCTGACACCCTGTGCACTGAAGAGGTCTTTCCCACTGCAGGAGCTGGGTGAGAATTATGAAGCTAGGATTtaggtttccttccttcctgcctctccccacccaacACATCTATAGTACTGGTATCTATGACTGAAATGTGACAACTTGGGTTCTCTAACATGCCCACCAATTGATTTTCACATATAGATCAGCATTAAATCAGGAGCTATTGCAGAATCCAATTATAAATAAGTTTCTGGAACTTCGATGTAATTTGGGAATACTTCATATAAATGTTTTGTCTGGGATTGCCATAGGTTTGTTGACATGAGAATATTTGTGGATTGTCAGTGTATATTAGTTTTAAAGTaaacttgtatttttaattttgtatttctagCACAGATTTGCGTTCCAATTATCTTCTTAATACTACAATTGCTGGTGTGGAAGAGGCAGATGTTGTCCTTCTGGTTGGTACAAATCCACGTTTTGAGGCACCACTATTTAATGCTAGAATTCGAAAGAGGTTAGTAATAGTATTcaggttttaaatatatttatgtgataaattgttttatatatgaaaaattattattttagctgATTTCTAAGTGTTAGTAAGAGTGAAACTTCAAAATACTATTGGACAGTTTCCAACAGGTCTATCCCCCTCTCCTCCtaatgatctttttatttttaaactagaggcccgatgcacgaaatttgtgcatgggggggggggtgtcccctcagcccagcctgcaccctctccaatctgggacccctcgggggatgtctgactgccggtttaggcccgatcccggggatcgggcctaaaccagcaattggacatccctctcaaaatcctggaccactggctcctaatcgctcacctgcctgcctggtcgcccctaactgccccctgctggcctggttgcccccagctgccccccccccacctcccgctggcctggtcaccccacacatcctgcttgttcagtcgtttggtcgtccctcactaaccccccccccctgcaggcctgatcataggtagccatcttgtgagggtgtgagggttaatttgcatattacctctttattatataggataattcaagATGCTTGAAATGATCTTTGTATGCACTCTATTTTGTAATACTGTTCACCCAGATTAACCAATGTtaacattttgtcatatttgttttattattcttattccaTGTAGATATGTGTGAATGTAATTTTCTGAATTGtttgaaagtaaattttaaacaTGATGCCTTTTTACTCCTAAATACTTCTATGTGGGTTTTCTAAGAACAAGGGACATTCTCTTAAATAATCAAGTATTTAGTATTGATGCAGTATTATTTATTCCACAGTTTATGTCTAGATTTTACCAATTTTCCCATAATTGTTTTAGAGTAATTTTTTTCCTGCCAGAATCTAATCTGGAGTCACACATTGTAATTAGTGTTATGACTCCTCAGTCCCTtttttggggctttttttttttttttttaagaacacagggcagttattttgtagaatgcctCTCCATCTTTTTGTATCTTAGAGACCTATGGATAGGTcaatcatataatttattgtctaaaCCGGGACACTGTTGAGAGTGAAATAGGGAGGTGTTAATTACTCCAGGATAACAGTTAACAGCCACCACTGTCTCAGACAAATCAAAATATGTGCTCACCGCATTTATTACTATTTTGGAGGAACTGGATCCATACTTTCATGTCAGAGAGAGTAAATATGAATGAGGTAGTTTGttttcatgaaatatatatataatgtatatattcctcactcgaggatatgtttattgatttttagagaaagggggagagagagagagaaatagtggtgtgagagagaaacattgattggttgcctcccatatgtgtcccaatgggatcaaacctgcaacctaggtatagtccctgaccgggaattgaacatgCAACCTTTTAGGTGTACCAGATGATGCCTCCCAGCAGGGCTTTGATGAACTATATTTAAATGGCTTTAGTGGATAATTAGGACATAATTCTGTTGTGTAAATATGGCAAATATATGGATCATTTATTCTAAAATTAGTCTTTATTTATAGCTTGTTTATACAGTTAGCATTCTTACAcagaaaattaattaattgaataCCTCTGTATTTTTGCAGCACTTTATTTTGAAAGGTACACAGTAAATTATATCTGTTAAGTAAATGTTCTGCTAATGTTTTTGTGCTTTTAACATTTTGTAATATAAATAACATGTAACACTAGCATTAATGAGACCAATAGCTCAGTAATTTAGCTCTAAAAactttgctgtttttatttcagcTGGCTTCATAATGACTTAAAAGTGGCCCTTATAGGCAGCCAAGTGGATCTCACTTACAGATATGACCATCTGGGAGATTCTCCCAAAATTCTTCAAGACATTGCTTCGGGTACCCATCCATTCAGCCAGGTACTCTCAAGTTATATGTATTTACACTTACTGATTTTTAAGTATTGTTAAAATTTCTTGCTTTTGTAATATTATGTGATTACTGTTAAAAATTACAGCAGTATAGACAAGATCATGGAAGTAAAACATTCAAAATCCTACCGCCCGAAACAAGTATTGATAATACATTATAATCATCTCTCTGTTCATATATAGAGCAAGATAGATGAATAACAGGCAGACAAAAATGAAGTGATACCATACGTGCTGTttttatttaccagagtttaattttatttgaaattatcaGAAAAGACATTGACGTGAAACTGAAAGGATTAAACCTTAACCTTCAATGAAGTCTTTCTTATtccttcattgttttaatttttacccGAAGATCtctttccattgatctttagagagagaaaatggaagggaaagaggggaggggagagagagaaacatccatgtaagagaggtacattgactggttgcctcacacatgcTCCCTGcctggaggtatgtgcccttgattgggaatcaaacccatggtccgcaggctgatgctctaactactgagcaaaccggctggggccgtggtcggcaaactgcggctcgtgagccacatgcggctctttggccccttgagtgtggctcttccacaaaatatcacagcctgggcgagtctattttgaagaagtggcgttagaataagtttaagtttaaaaaatttggctctcaaaagaaatttcaatcgctgtactgttgatatttgactctgttgactaatgagtttgccgaccactgggctagggcaatgAAGTCTTTCTTTATTGCAAGTTATTATGCCTAAAAGGAAGTTAACCAGTTCTTTTACATGACCTTTTTTATTAGTGGattctttataaatattcattttattgctATCTGTAGATTAtagttgtttatttcttttttttaaagaggggcTCATAGGTGCACTATTCCTTGAGTTCTTGCTTGCTCGAGAATGTCTTTATCTAAACTTCATAAACACTCCTGTTACTGTGGAGAAGTCTGACATCAGCTGTATTCTCCCAACCCTGTCCTATTTTTTTCTAGTCTAGATACTTCTTTTCTTGATACTTTATACTTGATTTTTTATCCTTGAAAGTTAATAACTTCACCAGAAAGTGTCTTAATGGTGGTGGTTCTCTATCACTTTTTATCGGAGATGGTGTGCCTTTCAGTCTGAAGATTCCAGGTTCTCTTTAttttagaatgtgtgtgtgtgtgtgtgtgtgtgtgtgtgtgtgtgtgtgtgattatttttaaaatggaagggGTTTTTGTTTCTCATAATGGTTCTGGAGGTAGGTAGTTTGACAGATGATGCAGGTTTCCCAGGATATCATCAAGGAAGGGGCCTGCCTCCTTGCTCTGCTATCCTCGCTGCATTTGCTCTCATGTGTTTGTGTGAGCCCCTCCTCATGGTTCCAAGATGATTGCTTCATTTATAGCCTCAGATGTAGATAAGAAGAAAGTCAGGTGCAAAGGGACAAGCAGCCAAGCCCTACTTGTTTAAAGAGTAAAAGCATTACCATGATTACAAGGATCCAAATACTAGTTCTCATCCTCATGCCCCAGAAGATGACTCAGTGTTCTTCAGGAAAATTTGCTTCTATAATAGATTtaattgtatgttttttattatataattagttctattctctttttttttttttaacatgtgccttttaaaaatatatttttttattgatttcagagacgaagggaaaGGGCGagctaggaacatcaatgatgagccctagctgatttggctcagtggatagagcactggcctgcaaaCTGGAGGGTCTCgagttttattctggtcaagggcacataccggggttgtgggctcgatccccagtaggggttgtgcaggaggcagccaatcaatgattctctcttgtcattgatgtttctatctctttctccctctcccttcctctttgaaataatgtaaaatacatatatatatatatttttttttttttccttaagaaacatcaatgatgaaagaatcattgatgagctgcctctgcatgccccttactggagatggagcctgccacaccagccgggcaattcTGTTTTCTTCATCAAGAACTCTtaaccgccaaaaccggtttggctcagtggatagagcgtcagcctgcggactgaagggtcccaggttcgattccggtcaagggcacgtaccttggttgcgggcacatccccagtagggggcgtgcaggaggcagctgatcgatgtttctctctcatggatgtttctaactatctctctccttccctctctgtaaaaaatcaataaaaaaataaaataaaataaaaaaagaactcttaaccATGCAGATATTGGATcttcttttctatcttttctgccatttttttctttgttctttttcagtttgttttatataatttttatagctTTTCTTGTTCCTGTATTTACAgtcatgttttattttgttctctattGTTTCTGGAATGGTGTCCATATCTAATTTCTCTTCCAGTTCTCTCCTTAGTTCTGATATGAAAATCTCTTAATTGTATTATACCCTCTATTATGTCACTTATTTgaactcttttttgtttgtttttaatgtctttactgatttttggggggaggggaagacaaagggggaggaaaagatagaaacatagatgagagagaaacatcaacattgattggctgctttctgcatgctctCTGCTGAGAATTGATACaaaaaccagggcatgtaccctggctgagaatggaaccagtgacctcttggtgcatgggtcaatcaatgctcaaccactgagccacactgaaatctttattttttaatgcgaTAAAAGTGTGTTTTTCGTTTTGTTTGAGGCTATTGAAACTTTATCTGAACTCTTCACATTTCTTTGGGAAAATCCTCTTGCAACGAATATATCCTCCTCTTTGTAGTACCTAGGCATAATTCTCATGCTGATTCTTTGATTAGGGCTAGCTGTCTGTTGAAGAATGATACAGAGGATGGGCAGGAGAGTGAGCTATGTAGTCCACAGCTTTACTTCTAATTTTTTCATCTTCTACCAAATCTGTAGTTTCCTTTCCTCTTGGGATGCACTGCCCTCTTAGTCTTTGGCATTCAGGAAGTTCCTATGTTTGAAAGCAAACTGCATTGGGATCTAGCGATCATTGCTTTCCCTACCGCCTCCTCCCTGTCTGGGACCTAGTGAGTAGATAGAAGACAGTAGACATGGTACCTTAGCATGGTTTCTCCTGTTCCACAGTACCATCTGAATCTCAATAGAGAACATTCCCCAGTTTTTCTGACTCATAGTCTTCCTGACCAAAGATGGTTTGGCTTGGATTTTGATTCCCAGTGCTTACTTTTAGAAAATCTGTTTTATCTCGTGGTACTTGTTTAATCATTTCACATAGCATTGGTAATTTGATTAATTATGGCTGTATATGTGTCTATATGTTGACTAAACTTGGGGACAACATATTGTAGGTTCAAATTTGGTTAAGTCTAGTTTTCATGTGTTTttaatgaaagttaaaaaaattttttttaataggtcCTAAAGGAAGCTAAAAAACCTATGGTGGTTTTAGGTAGTTCTGCGCTCCAAAGAAATGATGGGGCAGCAATTCTTGCAGCTGTTTCCAGCATTGCTCAAAAGATTCGGATGAGCAGTGGTGTTGCTGGTGATTGGAAAGTTATGAATATCCTTCATAGGTATGTTGAATATTgttttacataatataaaattcaaGTAATTTTGTGTTTAAGTGTATTACATTGTCACATTTAGATTTacaaacaaattaatatttaacaacatTATCTCAGCTGGTATGAAATAGAAACCTTTATTTGTTAGAAAAAcccaagataataaaaaatattttaaaatatccaaaattgCAGTAAGTGCTGAGAAAATCTTGAAAATCTGAATCAGTATAACTTGTTTCAAAAATTGCAACGTCTTTGATTAAATAGTGAAAATGTAAGCTAACGAGAATatatctggtttttaaaaatatatatattttattgattttttttacagagaggaatggagagggagagagttagaaacatcgatgagagagaaacatcaatcagctgcctcctgcacaccccctactggggatgtgcctgcaaccaaggtacatgcccttgaccagaatcaaacctgggacccttctgtccataggccgatgctctatccactgaaccaaaccagtcagggctatatgAAGTGTTTTGGTGACTATattcattgaatttcttaatgCAAGTTTAAGAAAgtttgaaagagaagaaagtatatgaaataaaaattatctttattccaTTATCTGTAGATAATTACTATTGCTATTTTGGTGTACTCTTGTCTGGTCGTTTATTTCCCATGTAAAATAGTATAGTCGAAATCATACTGTGCGTACAATTTTGTGTCCTGATTTTGATCGATTTTTATtaccaaataaaaatttcttcctggtattagaaataattaaaaaaaaatatatatatatatatttctttattgatttcagagagggagagagagagagaaacatcaatgataagagagaatcattgattggctgcctcctgcacattccaccctggggtttgagcccacacctgggcatgtgtcctgatcagggattaaaccgtaacctcctggttcataagtcaacattcaaccactgagccatgccggctgggcaccactttcatttttaagataggtttggctattctgggtcttttgcattccatatgaattttaggatcagctggTCAGTTTCTGCAAAGGATTCAACtacgaattttttttttttttaatcttcaccagtGATGTGTTTCCATagattggagagagagaagaatggagagggagaaggagaaacatcagtgtgagagagaaacatctatcttctttaaaagattattttctagTAAGAATAATatatgttcacagaaaaaaattccaTAAAGACACACCATTGTGTTCATTATAGTTTTCTCTGAATTACAGTTTTATGAGTGTGTTTAAATTTATCCCTTTTGGCTTATCATGTGTTTTATGACTTAACTGTATGGAATAAGAATCAACTTAAAATAATTGCAACTGGCAGAAAGCTTCcaaaattatttcattgaatATTAGCTAATGAAGAAACACAGTGTCCCTAGacatcttgtttgtttgtttgttttttgccattCTTAAAAGTAAAAGACTATTATTTCTGCTTTTGACATCTGTTTTAAAGGGATAAAAAAGATGAGGGATGGTTTTTGACAGCATGAATAGGTAGATTAGgtatcacattaaaaaaattttttttaatcctgaggacattttcattgattttcagagagagagtgcaaagcatcagtgtgagaaagaaatatcgatcagttgccttccgttAATGCCCTGACCAGCTAAGGATAGAAAGGGCAACCTAGGAATGGAACCCTTGACCTTTGACCTGTTGGTCTATGGAAagatgctcctaccaactgagccacaccggccaatgGTTATTTAGTTTTTTATAGTGAAACATGGTACTTATGCTAAAAATCCCTAATTCTACAGGATTGCAAGCCAAGTAGCTGCTTTAGACCTTGGCTATAAACCTGGGGTGGAAGCAATTCGAAAGAACCCTCCCAAAGTGTTATTTCTCCTGGGAGCAGATGGAGGTTGTATCACTCGACAGGATTTGCCAAAGGATTGTTTCATTATTTATCAAGGTAAGTAGCATCTGTGACACCAGAAACAAAAGAGAATAGTACACTGTGTATATTAGAAACTGTATGGCAATATAGTCAGTGGATTGAATATTTTCCATTCAGGATTTGCCCACATACACCCTcccaatatttttaaagccaaGTTATAGGTTTTATTTGTTATATAGTTGATATTGCTATTAAGAATTATTACTTTATTTGATTTAATAATAGATTAAACCTAAATGCTCCTAGTAACAGGAATGATTAAATTATGGTTTATTTTTACAGTGAGATACtatataacattaaaaatcagcttttcaaagaagcagtgtaaaaaagttaaaaatcatgAGTCCTAGGTTACAGGAATTTAATGCATCATATTTAACAGTGCTCCTTGggctttttatatttatctcattttcttGAACTCTCACTCATTGTAAATGAAATCAAGTTTCCCTGGAGTAAATGGAAGTCTAGAGTTTTCTggatattttacagagaaaggtaTTACATAATTTTCCACTTCATTTTCCACATAAACACCATAAATTTACAATAGGCTTTTTATGGAAGTAGtttgtatttttagtttcataAAGTTAAACCAAAATGCATAAACTCAAATTCTAGTCCTATCCAAAGATAATTATTGGtggtggtttgttgttgtttattaagtaatttatttttaatttttattattttgagagaaagagatttgctgttctacttatttatacattcaggatgaaacccacaatcttggcataaGGGATTGACGCTCTAGTCAGCTGAGCTACCCAACTAGGGTGATGATGGTTTTGATATGCATGCTTCATACATTTTCCTAGGCATATACAAGCATGTATACAAATGAGATCAACGTTTATATGTTGTGCTATAACTCttcattgaatttctttttccccaaaaaaagttTTGTTAAACTATTAGTGATTCAGTatactattttctctttttttaaaaatatattttattgattttttacagagaggaagagagagggatagagagttagaaacatcgatgagagagaaacttcgatcagctgcctcttgcacaccccctactggggatgtgcccgcaaccaaggtacatgcccttgaccggaatcgaacctgggacccttgagtccgcaggctgacgctctgtccactgagccaaaccggtttcggcagtatacTGTTTTCTATCATTTTCTGTATATACCCTTTTTAGTATTATTActgtcttattctttttttttaaagggtgttgttttgtgtgtgtgtgtgtgtgtgtgtgtgttaatgtatttttattgatttcagagaggaagggagagggagagagagatagaaacatcaatgatgaaagagaatcattgattagctgcctcctgcacgccccctactgggtggggatcaagcctgcaacccaggcatatgcccttgaccagaatcaaacctgtgaccctttagttCGCAGGCCAACTCTATATCCACtcagccaagctggctagggcattTTCACTTTATAATCATCAAGAGAAATAATATACCTAGTTGCCACTATATATGTGTATGAAGTATATATTTGCAAACAATCTGGGAAGATACATATCAAATACTTATAACAGTAATTTTCTTTGGGAAGGGAGTTGAATTGTGGGCAAGGTTGGTTTTAATCTTTATTCCAGTAtttcagtattttataatttttaaaatgtttactatgtTCACGTAATAGTACCTAATCAGTTTTTTACTAAAATGTTGTTTGCCATTTTCTGTCTTTTCACAGGACATCATGGTGATGTTGGAGCTCCTATTGCTGATGTTATTCTCCCAGGCGCAGCTTACACAGAGAAGTCTGCTACTTATGTCAATACCGAGGGCCGAGCTCAGCAGACTAAAGTAGCAGTGACACCTCCTGGCTTGGCGAGAGAAGACTGGAAAATTTTAAGAGCCCTCTCGGAGGTATTTATTCTCGGTTGCTTGACATGTTAGCTTGTCAGAATGGTTTTCAAAGTCAAGGAATCCACAAGTCTGTAATGCAAAGATGATTTGAATTATctctaaagggaaaatgtgttcAAACAATGGAAATTTGagattggtattttaatttttgacttgtcttaaatttaactttttactGTAAAAAGAATCATCATGAGATTTAAAATATTGTACAATTGTTTATAAGCTATATATGATCAATAACAGAAGCAGTCACATTTAGCATAGCATTATCTCTTTAGTCATTTATTTCATAATCAGTCTATTTTCTAAAGATAAATTACTAATGTACTGACAGCTATTTATGAATTACCAGAATTTTTTACAATTGTGCCCCCCTCTTACCCCCTTGCTTAATATACACACTAATGGACACCAGTAGATTTTTCAGTAGTACTATATTATTTCACCATAGTCGCAATTACATACATggatgagcaaaagtaggtttacagttgtatgtgcaACACAgcgtttattcttatactagaggccaggtgcacgaaattcatgcacagatagggtccctagacctggccggagatcagggccggccatggccttccttcattccatgccgccccctggtggtcacatCATGGTAAGCgttcgaactcccaaggggacactttgcatattagccttttatatagagagatttatttattcactagaggcccagtgcccaaaatcacgcaagacccagacctgccgCGCCGGTGGGACTCCAGACCCACCATACGTGAGTAGCTCGCCGCAAGCCCTGCCTCGCCACACAAGCCCCTCTGTGCCATGAGAGCCGAGATCTCCAAGTCCTGCTCCTCCGCCGCAAGCGGcttgcaggctggggggagggaccaagaggtgccctatgcacctcctggtgactggtgaTTTGGGCGTTTCAGCGTTACGgacactggccttttataatatagattattgTGTTATTGTCCATATAAACAATTGTGACTCTACTTTTGCTCATCCatgtattatttgaaaattttaagtgtTAAAGCTTTATGTCAAATTTTGGGTCCTGATACGTTATAGATTGCAGGCATAACTCTTCCATATGATACTCTGGATCAAGTAAGGAACAGATTGGAAGAAGTCTCTCCTAATCTTGTTCGATATGATGATGTTGAAGGAGCTAATTATTTCCAGCAAGCAAGTGAGCTCTCCAAGGTAAAAATTTACCTGTATGCAGTTTTCATAACAGTGTATCCTTCAGGTAACagtagtattttttaatactattgttgatctcttactcctcTTTTGCAGCTAGTGAACCAGCAACTACTTGCTGATCCTCTTGTTCCACCTCAGCTAACAATAAAAGACTTCTATATGACAGGTATGCAATTGTCAACATGACTGGCAAGTATGAAAGGTGGTAAGGAATAATTCAACATTGTGATTATAACCTgttagtatttaatatttttaatttttgaagatttTAAAGTATCAGAACTAGTATAATTCATATTTCCTAATTTTACTGTAATTCCCTTTTCTGAAATGTAAGGAGAGTTTGAAAATGCAGGAAAAGTTaacagattttaaatataaaattttactgtTGTATTTAAAATCACTGTGTAGCAATTTAGGGAGAATTTTTCTGTGAAAGTTTTCCTGAGAATTACAGTAGAAGAAGCAAAATACTTCAGTGGTGAAATGTGTTAAATGGTGCTTCTGATGGAAGGGGTTAGGAATGTTTTTAAGGAATGCAGAATAATTGAAACTTGTTTACTGCAACATCTTACAACACTTGATATAACATCTAGGTTATGAGGTACTTCATAgatgatttaaacatttttttatatctaAAAGCAGGTAggagtatattttaatatttttggtacAATTTATATCTAAGGTTATTTTTAATAGGATGTTATGTTATAAAAGTTGTATTCATTGTAGAATATATGCCTAAGCtaaaaatagcaagaaaaacTCACTATGACCCAACTACTCagaaataactatatttttttaacattttggccAATCACTCAGGGACATAtacatacattatttattttatcaaaaacaGATTATTCAGTTActatgggttttttgtttgtttgctttttatagcTGTTGAAATTTAATTCATATGCCATGAAATTTACCGATAAAGTATACAATTGAATGCATTTTAATACCCATTGTTGTGTGacctttttttcaattacagcatatatttactttacatatttttccAGAGTCTTTAATGCTTTTCTAGAACATGTTTAATGGTTGCATACTGGCACATTGTTTGGCTATATAAGATTATTTAATCATACCTAGGAAtacttattaaaaacatttagctAATAAGGGCTTATCCTCTGAATTTGTTGGTTGATCTCACAAAATTTACACATGGTTGCATAACTTtatgtagccttttttttttttgttcctgaaaatgtgaaacagagtttTACTATGTGCTTTCTTAAAGTTGTATTATCAAAATTCAACTTCTCTTAATATCTTTCAGATTCAATTAGCAGAGCCTCACAGACAATGGCCAAATGTGTTAAAGCTGTCACAGAGGGTGCCCAGGCAGTAGAGGAACCATCCATATGCTGAACATCTACCAGTTTTGCTACAGATACTTAATGGACAGTTATGTTGGAGTGATCTCTTAGAggtttatctctttaaaaaataatctgaataatgTAATATTTAAGGTTCTATCatgcttatttgaaaaaaatattgcaatCATCAAAGAACTTTGAGCTTCCAAG
This Eptesicus fuscus isolate TK198812 chromosome 11, DD_ASM_mEF_20220401, whole genome shotgun sequence DNA region includes the following protein-coding sequences:
- the NDUFS1 gene encoding NADH-ubiquinone oxidoreductase 75 kDa subunit, mitochondrial isoform X2, which translates into the protein MQIPRFCYHERLSVAGNCRMCLVEIEKAPKVVAACAMPVMKGWNILTNSEKSKKAREGVMEFLLANHPLDCPICDQGGECDLQDQSMMFGSDRSRFLEGKRAVEDKNIGPLVKTIMTRCIQCTRCIRFASEIAGVDDLGTTGRGNDMQVGTYIEKMFMSELSGNIIDICPVGALTSKPYAFTARPWETRKTESIDVMDAVGSNIVVSTRTGEVMRILPRMHEDINEEWISDKTRFAYDGLKRQRLTEPMVRNEKGLLTYTSWEDALSRVAGMLQTFQGKDVAAIAGGLVDAEALVALKDLLNRVDSDTLCTEEVFPTAGAGTDLRSNYLLNTTIAGVEEADVVLLVGTNPRFEAPLFNARIRKSWLHNDLKVALIGSQVDLTYRYDHLGDSPKILQDIASGTHPFSQVLKEAKKPMVVLGSSALQRNDGAAILAAVSSIAQKIRMSSGVAGDWKVMNILHRIASQVAALDLGYKPGVEAIRKNPPKVLFLLGADGGCITRQDLPKDCFIIYQGHHGDVGAPIADVILPGAAYTEKSATYVNTEGRAQQTKVAVTPPGLAREDWKILRALSEIAGITLPYDTLDQVRNRLEEVSPNLVRYDDVEGANYFQQASELSKLVNQQLLADPLVPPQLTIKDFYMTDSISRASQTMAKCVKAVTEGAQAVEEPSIC
- the NDUFS1 gene encoding NADH-ubiquinone oxidoreductase 75 kDa subunit, mitochondrial isoform X1 yields the protein MLRIPVRRALVGLSKSPKEYVRTTATAASNLIEVFVDGQSVMVEPGTTVLQACEKVGMQIPRFCYHERLSVAGNCRMCLVEIEKAPKVVAACAMPVMKGWNILTNSEKSKKAREGVMEFLLANHPLDCPICDQGGECDLQDQSMMFGSDRSRFLEGKRAVEDKNIGPLVKTIMTRCIQCTRCIRFASEIAGVDDLGTTGRGNDMQVGTYIEKMFMSELSGNIIDICPVGALTSKPYAFTARPWETRKTESIDVMDAVGSNIVVSTRTGEVMRILPRMHEDINEEWISDKTRFAYDGLKRQRLTEPMVRNEKGLLTYTSWEDALSRVAGMLQTFQGKDVAAIAGGLVDAEALVALKDLLNRVDSDTLCTEEVFPTAGAGTDLRSNYLLNTTIAGVEEADVVLLVGTNPRFEAPLFNARIRKSWLHNDLKVALIGSQVDLTYRYDHLGDSPKILQDIASGTHPFSQVLKEAKKPMVVLGSSALQRNDGAAILAAVSSIAQKIRMSSGVAGDWKVMNILHRIASQVAALDLGYKPGVEAIRKNPPKVLFLLGADGGCITRQDLPKDCFIIYQGHHGDVGAPIADVILPGAAYTEKSATYVNTEGRAQQTKVAVTPPGLAREDWKILRALSEIAGITLPYDTLDQVRNRLEEVSPNLVRYDDVEGANYFQQASELSKLVNQQLLADPLVPPQLTIKDFYMTDSISRASQTMAKCVKAVTEGAQAVEEPSIC